The genomic segment GCTCCATGGCGGCACACTCAGTGTGCAGAGCACCCTGGGCCTAGGTGCGACTTTTACCATCCATCTGCCTATCCATCCGGTTGTGGCGGCCGATGCTCCGCAGTGATCAGTGCTAGATGCTGCTTGACAAACTAATATTATTAGTCTATAGTCTATATATATTAGTTAAGAGAAGGAATACAGCAATGCGCGTCACCCAGCATGGGGCATATCTCACCCAGATCACCCGCTTCCCCCGCTTTTTTCCGATCAACACCTACCTTGTGCGCGAGGAAGCATGCCTAACACTGATCGATACCGGCATCCCCGGTATGGCCAAAGAGATCTTCCAGATCGCCCAGGGCATGGGCCTGCCGATCACCAGCATCGTGCTCACCCACGCCCACGGCGACCACGTCGGCTCGCTGGATGCGCTGCACACCCTGCTGCCCAGCGCCGAGGTCGCGATCTCGGCCCGCGACGCCCGCCTGCTGGGCGGCGACATGGGCCTGCTGCCCAACGAGCCACAGACCAAGCCGCGCGGCAGCTTCCAGAAGGTCGCCACCACGCCCACCCGGCTGCTCGGCATCGGCGAGCACATCGGCTCGCTGCGCGTGGTAGCCGCGCCGGGCCACACCCCCGGCCAGATCGCCCTCTACGACGAGCGCGACGGTAGCCTGATCGCGGGCGATGCCTTCCACACCCGCCCCAGCGTCACTGTGGCAGGCACCCTGCGGCTGGCCTTCCCCTTCCCAGCCATCGCCACCTGGCACTACCCCACCGCTCTGGCCAGCGCCCGCGCCCTGCGCGAGCTGCGGCCCACGCGGCTGGCCACAGGCCACGGCGACGTGGCCGAGCAGCCGCTGGACGCCATGGATGCCGCCATCGCCGCCGCCGCCCGCGACCTAGCGCAGAAAGGGCTGGCCCATGGGGCGTAGCGTCGGCATCGACCGCGACAAGATCGTGGCGGCGGCGGCCCAGCTGGCCGATGCCCGCCAGCTGGAGCAGCTGACCATGGCTCAGGTGGCCGAGCAGCTCGGCGTCAAGCTGCCCTCGCTCTACAACCACGTCAGCGGGCTGTCCGGGCTGCGCCGCGAGCTGGCGCTCTACGGGCTACGCCAGCTGGCCACCGAATTTGCCATCGCCAGCATCGGCAGGTCCGGCGACGTGGCGATCATCGCCCTGACGAGCGCCTACCGCGCCTACATCCACGCTCACCCTGGTGTCTACGCGGCCACCATCCACAAGCCCGAAGACGACGATCACGAGCACCACCAGCTCGCCGCCACGATCATCAATATCCTGCGCGCCGTCATGGAGCCATACGACCTGAGCGAGGAGCAGAAGATCCACGCCATCCGCGCGCTGCGCAGCGTAGTCCATGGCTTCTGCACGCTCGAACTAAGCAGCGCGTTTGGCATGAAGATCGATCTCGACGAGAGCTTCCGCCTGCTGATCCAGGGCTATATCGCCGGGCTGCGCTCGCTGCAGGAAAAAAATAGCCCGCCAGCATAGCGCAGCCCCCAGCGCTACGGGGAAGATCATGGGCAGCGGCAGGCGCAGCGCCGTAGCGCGGATGGGCCAGGCCGCTGGGCTGCATCGCAGCGCGGCCAGCTATGGTATGATCGCAGCATGACAACACCGCAACCCGAATCAACCTACCGCGAGCGTGTGGCCCGCTTCACCGCGCTGCGCGATCGCGAGCAGCAGCGCAGCGACCGCAACGGCAATATCAGCCTTGGGCTTATCATCATCACCCTGGTGTTCTTCGGCCTGTGGCTCTGGCAGGCCCAGCCGCTGCCGCTGGCAGGCGCGGCCAGCTTCGGGCTGGCCTTCCTGGTCTCATTCATCCGCCACGGCGATGTGAACCGCAGGCGCGACACCGCCCGCGACATGCTCGCCATCAGCCAGGAAGGCCTGGCGCGGCTCGCGCGCCGCTGGGACAGCATCCCACTGGGCGACCCCGCCGCCGCCGACCCCGCGCACCCCTACGCCGCCGACCTGGATGTGCAGGGCCGCGCCTCGCTGGAGCACCTGCTGCACACCCCCGCCACACCCGCTGGCCGCGCGGCCCTGCGCGCCTGGCTGCTAGCCCCCGCCGCCCCCGAGCAGATCCTGCGCAGGCAGGCCGCCGTGGCCGAGCTGGCCCCCCAGATCGAGCTGCGCGACGAGCTGGCCCTGCGCGGCAGGCAGCAGCGCGGCGGCAGCCAGGCCACCTTCGAGCGCCTGCTGACATGGGCCGAGTCGCCGCCGTGGCTGCTGGCCCGCCCCTGGCTGGTGTGGCTGCCCCGAGCACTCGCTGTGGCCGCGCTGGCCCTGCTGGCGGCGCGGCTGCTGGGGCTGCCGGTGGGCGCGCCGCTGGCCACCGTGCTGCTGGTCAACACCGGGCTGTACTTCGCGCTGGCGCGGATCGTCGAACTGCGGATCGAGCAGGTCGCCCAGCGGCAGGCCATTCTGGCATCCTACGCCGAGCTGTTCGCATGCCTGCTGGATGCCAAGCTAGACTCACCCGAGCTGCAGCACATCCAGCAGCAGCTGCACGCCCAGTCGCGCCGCGCCGATGCCCAGATGCGCCGCCTGGCCCGGATCATGCCCGCCGCCGAGATCCGCAAGTGGATCTTCTTCTTTCCCATCCAGGTCGCCACGCTGTGGAGCTTCCACGTGCTGTGGGCGCTGGAGCGCTGGCAGCGCGAGAATGGGCCGCACGCCCGCCAGTGGCTGGCCGCCCTCGGCGACGCCGAGGCCCTGGCCGCCCTGGCCACGCTGGCCTACGACCACCCCAGCTGGATCTTCCCCACGCTCGCCGAGCAGCCGGGCTTCGCCGCGCGCCAGCTGGGCCACCCGCTGCTGCCGCCCGCCGCCTGCGTGGGCAACGACGTGGCGCTGGGGCCGCCCGGCACCATGCTGCTGATCACCGGCTCCAACATGTCGGGCAAGAGCACCCTGCTGCGCGCCATCGGCCTCAACACCGTGCTGGCCCAAGCTGGCGGGCCGGTGTGCGCCAGCCAGCTGCGGCTCTCGCCCATGGATGTGGCCAGCAGCATGCGCGTGCGCGACTCGGTCGAGCAGGGCATCTCCTACTTCATGGCCGAGCTGCAGCGGCTGAAATTTGTGGTCGACCGCGCCGCCCTGGTGCGCGCCGACGGCGGGCGCACGCTCCTGTTCCTGCTCGACGAGATCCTGCACGGCACCAACAGCGCCGAGCGACTGATCGCCGCACGCGCCATCCTGGTGCGCCTGCTCGACCAGGGCGCGCTCGGGGCGGTCTCCACTCACGATCTGGCCCTGGCCGAATCGGGCGACCTGCCCGCGCGCGCCACGCTGGTGCACTTCCGCGAGCACTTCCGCGATACCGATGCAGGCCCGACCATGTTCTTCGACTACCAGCTGCGCGAGGGCATCGCCACATCCACCAACGCGCTGGCGCTGGTGCGGCAGCTGCTGGGGCCAGATGTCGTGGGCGAGGCCTAGCGCCCTTTCGCATGCCCCAAACAAAAACCCTCACGGATGGGCATGATGTGGCGCATCCGTGAGGGTTTTATTGTAAAAGCGTGCAGGCCTATGCGCTTCAGTGCGAAAAGCAGGTCGCACCAATCAGGCCACGCCCGAATCCCCAAAGCAGCGCGCCTGCACACACGAGATCAGCGCATCTGCCGTAAACGGCTTGATCAGGTCGGGCAGCGCCGGGAGGGTCTGGGCCAGCAGCGCCAGCGCGGCGTGGGTATGCCCCGAGGTATAGATCACCTGCAGCTGCGGCAGGGCGGCCATAAGGCGGGCGACCTGGGCCGCAAGTTCGGGGGTGTGGACATCGATAATCAGCACATCCAGCGCCTCATGCGGGCAGGCATGCTCCAGCAGCTCCGGGCCAAATGCCTGATAGCCAGCCAGGGCCAGCGCCGCGCGTGCAAACGCCAGCACGTGCGGGTCGGGGTCCACCACTAGCACGCTCCGGCGCAGCCCAGGGAAAGGCGGCGCGGGCGGCGGCGCAGCTCCCGCCGTGGCGAAGGGCAGGAAGACCTTGAACGTGGAGCCGTAGCCTAGGTCGCTGCCGACCCAGATCGCCCCGCCGAGCTGCAGCACCGCGCGCTGCACGCTGGAAAGCACCAGACCGTTGCTCGTGCCTGAGCGGCGCGATACAAAGAAGGGGTCGAAGATCCGCTCGTAGGCGGCCCGGTCCATACCCTCGCCGGTGTCGCTCACGGCCAGCATCGCGTAGCGCCCCGGCGTGAGCGTGTGGCCGGGCACGCTGGTCGCATCCAGCGCGACCTCGGCGGTTTCGATCAGCAGCGTGCCGCCCTGCGGCATGGAGTCGAGCGCGTGCGCCGCCAGATTCACCAGCACCAGATCGATCTGGTGCGCATCGGCGATGATCAGGCCAAGCGCCAGGTCAAGCTGTAGGCGCAGCTCGACCTGGCGGCCCAGCATCCGCTGCAGCATCAGGCGCAGCCGCTCGATACTGGTATTCAGCTGGAGGGGCTGGGGCATCAGCGCAGGCTGGCGGCTCAGGGCTAGCAGCTGGCGCGTGAGTATCGAGACGCGCTCGCCGGCCTCCTGGATCTGCTCCAGATCGTGGCGCAGGGCGGGGTGCTGCGCCACCTCATCCATCATAAAGCTGCACGCGCCCAAGATCACGGTCAGCGCATTGTTAAAATCGTGGGCCACGCCACCGGCCAGCCGCCCCACCGCCTCCATCTGCTGGCGGCGGATGAGCTGCTGCGCGAAGATCTGCTGATCGGTGATATCGGCGATCGAGAACACCACAGAGCTGATCTGGCCAGCGGCAGCGCGCACGGGGATGCCGTTCAGCGAAAGCACGCGCTGCTCACCGTTGGGCAGGCTGATCGTGTGGTGGATGTCGGGGGTTGGCTCGCCCCGATCAAGCACCTGGCGCAGCGGCATGTCCAGCGCAGGGAGCGTTGCTCGGCGGGCAGGCTCATCAGCGGGCAGCGCCAGCAGCTGCTCGGCGCGCGGGCTGGCAAACACCAGCTGGCCTGCGGCGCTCATCACCACGATCGCGGTTGTGCTGGCGCTCATCACCGCATCCCATAGCTCGCGGTCGGCCTGAATCTGCTCCTCGGCCCGGTGCAGCGCGGTAACATCGTGGGCATTCAGCACGATCCCAGCCGCTGCGGGAATATGCAGCTGGTTCTTCGCCGTCGCCTCGACCCAGCACCACTGCCCATTCTGGTGGCGCATGCGCATCTGCAAGCTCGTGCGCGCCCCTGGTGCTAGGGCCAGCGACTCAAGCAGCGGTACGATCCGAGCCTGATCTTCTGGGTGGATCAGCGGGTAGAGCAGCATGCCGAGGCATGCGGCGGGGGCATACCCGAGGATATGCTCGACCGCCGGGCTTATGGCGCAGATCGTGCCACGCGCATCGAGCAGCGCCACCACCTCCGAGCTGCCCTCGGCAAAGGCCAGCAGGCGCTGCTCTGCCGCCGCCAGCTGGCGCTCAAGCTGCTCAACTCGGCGTCGGAGCTGTTCACCCTGATCAAGACATGTTGTCGGTCCGTCGCCATTCATGGTAACCATACGCTTCCCGTACCAGAGCCTTATTGTCGATACTACCTCCAGTCGTGTGGCAATCGTAGCGAGAAGGCCGGGATCTGTAAAGGGTCAAAAAAAGATCAGTAGGCACACATCCGGGTGGATTCGATGTGGCAACAGGCCGTGGGCTGCTATGTGCTGCCCTAACTTCGCTCATCCGGATCAACCAGACGGAAGCCGATCCCGCGCACGGTGACAAGGTAGCTCGGGTCGATCTTGCGTCGCAGGTTGCGGATGTGCACCCGCAGCAGCTCGTGCGACTCAAGGGCATTCAGGCGCGACTGGTGGCTGCGCGAGGTCAGCTCGGTCCACGAGACCACACGGCCATCGGCCTCGGCCAAGGTGATCAGCAGGGTGAACTCGATCGGGGTCAGGTGCAGCAGCTGGCCATTGAACGTGGCCACGTGGCGGTGGCGATCGATCTCCAGCCCGCCGATGCGCAGAAACCGCTCCAGCGTGTGGCTGGCAGGCGTGCTGGCCGCAGGTGGGGCGGCTTCCTCCACGGGGGTGCCGCCCACCACATCGGCGATCTGCGAGGCGATGGTGCGCAGGGCGTGGGCGCGGCGCATGTTCTCGCGGCGGCGGCGGCCAGCGGCGGACACCGCGGCCAGCATCTCCTCGTTGGGGCAGGGCTTCAGCAGGTAGTTGCAGGCCCCGGCGCGCATGGCCGCCACAGCGGTGGCGATCGTGCTGTTGCCGGTCATAAGGATCACCTCGGGCGGCTCGGGGCGGCTGCGGGCGGCGTTCATCACCTCCACCCCGGTGATATCGGGCATCCAGATATCGGAGAGCACGATATCAAACGTGCCCTGCTCAAGCTCCTCGATCCCGCGCATACCCAGACCCACATCCACCACCCGGTAGCCATTGCGCGTCAGCACGCCTGCCAGCATCACACGCGCCCGCTCATCATCCTCAACCAGTAGTACGCGCAGCGGTGAATCCATAGATTGCCTCACTTCAAAAATCGACAAACCGCTCTGGCCGCGCTAGGCTTTGCGGAACAGATCGTGGAGCTTGCTCCCAAGCGTCGCGGGGCTGAAGGGCTTGGGCAAAAATGCCACGCCAGCCGTCAGAAGGTTCTCGATGATCTGCACATGCTCGGTATACCCCGAGATCAGCAGCACCTGAATAGATGGGTAGATGCTGCTCAGCTCCACCGCCAGCACCGCGCCATTTTTGCCGGGCAGCACCACATCGGTCACCAGCAGGTCGATCAGGCCGGGGTAGGTGTGCACCAGAGCCAGGGCCTGATCGGCATCTGCTGCCTCAAGCACGGTGTACTGATACTTATTTGCGGCCCGCACGATCATCTCGCGCACCAGCGGCTCGTCTTCCACCACAAGGATGGTGCCGCCACCGCTCAGCGTCACGGGCGGGGCTGGCTCGGCCACCTCGGCGGCGGCGATGCGCGGCAGCATCACTGTGAACATGGTGCCTTCGCCCAGCGTGCTCTGCACCTCGATCTTGCCATGCAGCTGGGTGATGATCCCGTAGCAGGTGGCCAGGCCCAGGCCGGTGCCTTTGTCGGGCGTCTTGGTGGTATAGAACGGCTCGAAGAGGTGCTCCTGGGTCTCCGCGCTCATGCCGATACCGGTATCGGCGATCTCAAGGCACACATAGGCGCTCTCGTCGCTCTCGGCACCATACTGGCGGTGGAGCATATTCCGCACGGTGATGCGCAGCCGCCCGCCATTGGGCATAGCATCGCGGGCGTTCACAGCCAGATTAACGATCACCTGCTCGATCTGGCCTGGGTCGGCCATGATCCGCCAGATATCGGCGTCGATCACCGTCTCCAGCTCGACATCTTCGCCAAGCAGGCGCGCGAGCATGCGGCTCAGATCGCTCACAATCGTGCCGATATCCACCGGCTGGGGCGAGATCAGCTGGCGGCGCGCGAAGGCCAGCAGCTGGCGGGTGAGGCTAGCCGCTCGCTGCGAGGCCTGATCGACCGCGGCCAGATCCTCGTGGGCGGGGTGGTCGGTCGGCAGGGCCTCCTGCAGGATGTCGGTGCAGCCGTGGATGATCTGCAGGAGATTGTTGAAGTCGTGGGCCACGCCGCCCGCCAGCCGCCCGATCGCCTCCATCTTCTGGGCCTGGTGCAGCTGCTGCTCCAGGGCGCGCTGCTCGGTGACATCGCGGGCCACCAGCACCAGGTAGCCGTCGCCCTGATCCGAGGCATAGGTCACGCGGCCCTCCATCCAGCACCAGGTGCCATCGGCGCGGGCGAAGCGGTAGACGCTCTGCGCGGGCGCGCCGCGCAGGGCCTGCTCGAACTGGGTGCGGGTCTGGGGCATATCGCTGGGGTGGATGTAGTCATAGTAGCATGCGCCGATCAGCATCACCGAGGCGTAGCCCATCTCGTTGGTGTAGGATGGGCTGGCATACAGAAAACCCCCGCCGGTATCCAGCAGGGCGATCAGATCTTTGGTATTCTCGGCGATCAGCCGGTAGTGCGTCTCGCTCTCGCGCAGGGCGCTGGCCACCTGCTCGGCCATATCGGCGCTCTGGCTCGGGTCGGGTGGTGTGAGCGCGCTCACGGCGGCGAGCGCGGCGATCACGGCGGTGATGCCCAGCGCCGCCAGCGACGGCGAGATCGCGGGGAACGAGCTGGTGAGCGAGACATAGCCCGCGCTGGCAAGCGCGAACAGCAGCGCGATCGCGATCTGCAGCAGGGCGCTGCGCCACGTGTAGGCCTCGCGGGTGAACAGGCCGACCGCGATAGTGGCCACGATGCCCGCCACAACGATCGTGATAGTGGCCAGCGCATAGCTGCCCGACACCAGCGGCACATAGCACATCAGCAGGATACCAATGATGCTGACCGCAAGCACCCGGAGCTGTGGGGTTCGTATGGACACGCTACGCCAATCCACGTTCGAAATCGAAAGCTTTTCCTGAGATCGTAGCCAGCGCATCAATCTTGACCTTGCTGTTCGGCGATGCTTGATGATAGGACAAATTGTCATAGTACGGTCGTCAGCTCGTTGGGCTGGGCTGTATTATAACAGATACTTTTCGAGTCTACGATAGATTTATCTCCGATGGCGCGTCCAACATCTGTTAGGAAAGCACGCTCCTAGGTGACCGATTCTACGAAGGGCAAAGGATTGCCCTTGACAACAAGGTACCGATCGGTATAATACTCTCAGCACATATGCATATTTGTCAAGAACAGACACCCTATGGATAACCGTTCGCTGCTGATGCAATGCGCGCTCCGGCTCTTCGCCGCCCGTGGCTACGACGCTATCGGCGTGCAGGAGATCGCCGAGGCCGCCAAGGTGACCAAGCCCACGCTCTACCACTACTTCAAGAGCAAGCGCGGCGTGCTGGAAGCCCTCGTGGCCGAGGGCTTCCAGCCCTTCCTGCACGATCTGGCCGAGGCCGCACGCTTCGAGGGCGATCTGCCGCACTCGATGTACCGCGTTATCACCACATTCTTCGCGTTCGCCCGCCGCGAGCCGCTGCTCTACCGCATGCAGCTGGCCATGTGGTTTGTGCTGCCCGAGAGCGAGGCCCATCAGGTGATCTCATCCATCACCCAGCAGCAGCAGCAGATCTTGGAGCAGCTGTTTCTCGAATCCGCCGAGCGCCACGGCAACATGCGCGGCAGGCACCGCATCTACAGCGCTACCTTTCTCGGCGTCATCAACACCTATATTGGCATATCGCTCAACCACAGCATGGAGCTGAACGACGAGGCGGTGCACCGCCTGATCCAGCAGTTCTCGCACGGCATCTACTCGTAGTCTTTTTTATGTCCGCTCTATACCTACCGGTATGTACCCAAGGAGAAACACGATGCACCCATGGGCCTCCGACAGCTTCTTCTACCACATCTACCCGCTCGGCCTCTGCGGCGCACCGCAGCACAATCACCTCGACACGCCCGCCGTGCCACGCCTCGCCCAGCTCCAAGAGTGGACACCGCACCTCCAGCAGCTGGGTGTGAACGCCATCTATCTCGGCCCGCTGTTCGAGTCGCACAGCCACGGCTACGACACCATCGACTACGCCACCGTCGACCGCCGCCTGGGCAGCAACGCCACCCTGGCCGATCTGGTGGCCCACTACCACCGCAGCGGCATCCGCGTGATCCTGGATGGCGTGTTCAACCATATCGGGCGCGGGTTCTGGGCATTCCGCGACCTGTGCGAGCACGGCCAGGGGTCGCGCTACCGCGACTGGTTCGTTGGGGTCGATTTCGGCGGGCGCAGCCCCTGCGGCGACAGCTTTACCTACGAGACATGGGGCGGCCACTACGAGCTGGTGAAGCTAAACCTGCAGCACCCCGAGGTGCGCGCATACCTGTTTGGTGTGGTGGCGCGCTGGGTAGAGGAGTTCGATATCGATGGGCTGCGGCTGGATGCGGCGGATGTGATGGATATC from the Chloroflexia bacterium SDU3-3 genome contains:
- a CDS encoding MBL fold metallo-hydrolase encodes the protein MRVTQHGAYLTQITRFPRFFPINTYLVREEACLTLIDTGIPGMAKEIFQIAQGMGLPITSIVLTHAHGDHVGSLDALHTLLPSAEVAISARDARLLGGDMGLLPNEPQTKPRGSFQKVATTPTRLLGIGEHIGSLRVVAAPGHTPGQIALYDERDGSLIAGDAFHTRPSVTVAGTLRLAFPFPAIATWHYPTALASARALRELRPTRLATGHGDVAEQPLDAMDAAIAAAARDLAQKGLAHGA
- a CDS encoding TetR/AcrR family transcriptional regulator, translated to MGRSVGIDRDKIVAAAAQLADARQLEQLTMAQVAEQLGVKLPSLYNHVSGLSGLRRELALYGLRQLATEFAIASIGRSGDVAIIALTSAYRAYIHAHPGVYAATIHKPEDDDHEHHQLAATIINILRAVMEPYDLSEEQKIHAIRALRSVVHGFCTLELSSAFGMKIDLDESFRLLIQGYIAGLRSLQEKNSPPA
- a CDS encoding DNA mismatch repair protein MutS, which gives rise to MTTPQPESTYRERVARFTALRDREQQRSDRNGNISLGLIIITLVFFGLWLWQAQPLPLAGAASFGLAFLVSFIRHGDVNRRRDTARDMLAISQEGLARLARRWDSIPLGDPAAADPAHPYAADLDVQGRASLEHLLHTPATPAGRAALRAWLLAPAAPEQILRRQAAVAELAPQIELRDELALRGRQQRGGSQATFERLLTWAESPPWLLARPWLVWLPRALAVAALALLAARLLGLPVGAPLATVLLVNTGLYFALARIVELRIEQVAQRQAILASYAELFACLLDAKLDSPELQHIQQQLHAQSRRADAQMRRLARIMPAAEIRKWIFFFPIQVATLWSFHVLWALERWQRENGPHARQWLAALGDAEALAALATLAYDHPSWIFPTLAEQPGFAARQLGHPLLPPAACVGNDVALGPPGTMLLITGSNMSGKSTLLRAIGLNTVLAQAGGPVCASQLRLSPMDVASSMRVRDSVEQGISYFMAELQRLKFVVDRAALVRADGGRTLLFLLDEILHGTNSAERLIAARAILVRLLDQGALGAVSTHDLALAESGDLPARATLVHFREHFRDTDAGPTMFFDYQLREGIATSTNALALVRQLLGPDVVGEA
- a CDS encoding PAS domain S-box protein, with amino-acid sequence MVTMNGDGPTTCLDQGEQLRRRVEQLERQLAAAEQRLLAFAEGSSEVVALLDARGTICAISPAVEHILGYAPAACLGMLLYPLIHPEDQARIVPLLESLALAPGARTSLQMRMRHQNGQWCWVEATAKNQLHIPAAAGIVLNAHDVTALHRAEEQIQADRELWDAVMSASTTAIVVMSAAGQLVFASPRAEQLLALPADEPARRATLPALDMPLRQVLDRGEPTPDIHHTISLPNGEQRVLSLNGIPVRAAAGQISSVVFSIADITDQQIFAQQLIRRQQMEAVGRLAGGVAHDFNNALTVILGACSFMMDEVAQHPALRHDLEQIQEAGERVSILTRQLLALSRQPALMPQPLQLNTSIERLRLMLQRMLGRQVELRLQLDLALGLIIADAHQIDLVLVNLAAHALDSMPQGGTLLIETAEVALDATSVPGHTLTPGRYAMLAVSDTGEGMDRAAYERIFDPFFVSRRSGTSNGLVLSSVQRAVLQLGGAIWVGSDLGYGSTFKVFLPFATAGAAPPPAPPFPGLRRSVLVVDPDPHVLAFARAALALAGYQAFGPELLEHACPHEALDVLIIDVHTPELAAQVARLMAALPQLQVIYTSGHTHAALALLAQTLPALPDLIKPFTADALISCVQARCFGDSGVA
- a CDS encoding response regulator transcription factor, whose protein sequence is MDSPLRVLLVEDDERARVMLAGVLTRNGYRVVDVGLGMRGIEELEQGTFDIVLSDIWMPDITGVEVMNAARSRPEPPEVILMTGNSTIATAVAAMRAGACNYLLKPCPNEEMLAAVSAAGRRRRENMRRAHALRTIASQIADVVGGTPVEEAAPPAASTPASHTLERFLRIGGLEIDRHRHVATFNGQLLHLTPIEFTLLITLAEADGRVVSWTELTSRSHQSRLNALESHELLRVHIRNLRRKIDPSYLVTVRGIGFRLVDPDERS
- a CDS encoding PAS domain S-box protein gives rise to the protein MTICPIIKHRRTARSRLMRWLRSQEKLSISNVDWRSVSIRTPQLRVLAVSIIGILLMCYVPLVSGSYALATITIVVAGIVATIAVGLFTREAYTWRSALLQIAIALLFALASAGYVSLTSSFPAISPSLAALGITAVIAALAAVSALTPPDPSQSADMAEQVASALRESETHYRLIAENTKDLIALLDTGGGFLYASPSYTNEMGYASVMLIGACYYDYIHPSDMPQTRTQFEQALRGAPAQSVYRFARADGTWCWMEGRVTYASDQGDGYLVLVARDVTEQRALEQQLHQAQKMEAIGRLAGGVAHDFNNLLQIIHGCTDILQEALPTDHPAHEDLAAVDQASQRAASLTRQLLAFARRQLISPQPVDIGTIVSDLSRMLARLLGEDVELETVIDADIWRIMADPGQIEQVIVNLAVNARDAMPNGGRLRITVRNMLHRQYGAESDESAYVCLEIADTGIGMSAETQEHLFEPFYTTKTPDKGTGLGLATCYGIITQLHGKIEVQSTLGEGTMFTVMLPRIAAAEVAEPAPPVTLSGGGTILVVEDEPLVREMIVRAANKYQYTVLEAADADQALALVHTYPGLIDLLVTDVVLPGKNGAVLAVELSSIYPSIQVLLISGYTEHVQIIENLLTAGVAFLPKPFSPATLGSKLHDLFRKA
- a CDS encoding TetR/AcrR family transcriptional regulator, which produces MDNRSLLMQCALRLFAARGYDAIGVQEIAEAAKVTKPTLYHYFKSKRGVLEALVAEGFQPFLHDLAEAARFEGDLPHSMYRVITTFFAFARREPLLYRMQLAMWFVLPESEAHQVISSITQQQQQILEQLFLESAERHGNMRGRHRIYSATFLGVINTYIGISLNHSMELNDEAVHRLIQQFSHGIYS